A genomic region of Ictidomys tridecemlineatus isolate mIctTri1 chromosome 10, mIctTri1.hap1, whole genome shotgun sequence contains the following coding sequences:
- the LOC101963379 gene encoding E3 ubiquitin-protein ligase RNF4, with product MVDLREEKQVIQDSSYLVCRVQYLQRKHRGGTASSRQAQKRTREAASIPEISLEAEPIEFVETAGDEIMDLTCESLEPVVVDLTHNDSIEIVDQRRRPRSNARRLRQDHANICKVGSDDEELSRDRDVYGTTHTPRNARDEGATGLRPSGTVSCPIGMDGYSEMVQNGRLIVSTECGHVFCRQCLLDSLKNANTCPTCRTKINHKRCHPIYI from the exons ATGGTGGACCTAAGGGAGGAGAAGCAGGTCATTCAAGACAGCAGTTACCTGGTCTGCAGAG TACAATACCTTCAGAGAAAGCATCGTGGTGGAACTGCAAGTTCTAGACAAGCCCAGAAGCGAACTCGGGAGGCAGCCTCCATCCCTGAGATTTCCTTGGAAGCAGAACCCATAGAATTCGTGGAAACTGCTGGAGATGAAATCATGGACCTCACTTGTGAATCTTTAGAGCCTGTGGTGGTGGACCTGACTCACAATGACTCCATTGAGATTGTTGACCAAAGGAGGAGGCCAAGGAGCAACGCAAGGAGGCTACGCCAAGACCATGCCAACATCTGCAAGGTGGGCAGTGATGACGAGGAGTTGTCCAGAGACAGAGATGTGTATGGGACCACCCACACTCCCAGAAACGCCAGGGACGAGGGGGCCACAGGACTCAGGCCCTCTGGTACCGTCAGTTGTCCCATCGGCATGGACGGATACTCAGAGATGGTGCAGAATGGACGTCTCATTGTCTCTACAGAGTGTGGCCACGTCTTCTGTCGCCAGTGCCTCCTTGATTCCCTAAAGAATGCTAATACTTGCCCAACTTGTAGGACAAAGATCAACCACAAACGGTGCCACCCCATTTATATATGA